A window from Nitrospira sp. ND1 encodes these proteins:
- a CDS encoding methyltransferase — translation MTYRDLMRLANGYAESKVLLVANELGLFTAIGQGGKCADSLATTCGASREGMDLLLQALAGLGLVRLKAGRYWNTTFGLNYLDGRSPTAVTNLLWLLNHHWSDWTGMARAIRRGRPGWVPVTKTAAFRRRFALAMHERSYVLAPLTLDRIRLPRGARRLLDVGGGSGAYSIALAQRHPDVHVLLVDQAVSVARRQIKEAGLADRIAVRQGNVLTAPLDSGFDLVLISNLLHDFSEAENRGLLRRAHGALRPGGKIVIVEYFLNAAGTLPAEAAVFSLLMYAFTPTGRSYAWNDVEAWLRGTGFGRFRRQLVTDSIGTLEAVRL, via the coding sequence GTGACGTATCGGGACTTGATGCGGCTGGCGAACGGCTATGCGGAGTCGAAAGTGCTGCTCGTCGCCAATGAACTCGGCCTGTTCACGGCAATCGGCCAGGGCGGCAAGTGCGCCGACTCACTGGCCACCACCTGCGGCGCTTCGCGCGAGGGCATGGACCTCCTGCTGCAGGCGCTCGCAGGGCTTGGACTGGTGCGTCTGAAAGCGGGGCGTTATTGGAATACGACGTTTGGGCTGAACTATCTGGATGGCCGAAGCCCGACGGCGGTGACCAATCTGCTCTGGCTGCTGAACCACCATTGGTCGGATTGGACGGGGATGGCGCGCGCCATCCGCCGGGGTCGTCCCGGCTGGGTACCGGTCACAAAGACCGCGGCGTTCCGGCGACGGTTTGCCCTAGCGATGCACGAGCGTAGTTATGTGCTGGCGCCGCTCACGCTCGACAGGATCCGGCTGCCGCGTGGAGCTAGGCGCCTGTTGGATGTAGGCGGCGGGTCCGGGGCCTACAGCATTGCTCTGGCGCAACGTCATCCCGATGTTCATGTGCTGCTGGTCGATCAGGCCGTGTCGGTCGCGCGACGGCAGATCAAAGAGGCTGGGCTGGCGGACCGTATCGCGGTGCGGCAGGGGAACGTGTTGACTGCCCCGCTCGACTCGGGATTCGATCTGGTATTGATCTCCAATCTGCTGCATGATTTCAGCGAGGCGGAAAATCGAGGTCTGTTGAGACGGGCGCATGGCGCGCTACGACCCGGGGGAAAGATTGTGATCGTGGAGTATTTTCTCAACGCTGCCGGCACCCTCCCTGCCGAGGCGGCGGTATTTTCGTTGCTGATGTACGCGTTCACGCCGACCGGGCGGAGTTATGCTTGGAACGACGTCGAGGCCTGGCTGAGGGGTACCGGATTCGGACGGTTTCGTCGGCAGTTGGTGACCGACAGTATCGGCACGCTGGAGGCCGTCAGGCTGTGA
- a CDS encoding AEC family transporter, producing MPATLQAFIAIFLLGALLRSSGLLGRIHAERLAFVVFSISLPATILVSLDRVVFAPTAWKLPLAACLVTLSMLFCSWPVARLLHLPRATRGGFLLGTGCINSVYFAYPVVLATLGDKGLAQAILFDLGQTTLTLTVIYGLAVWHGAKGTTARSAMRRFVSSPPLWALCLSLLLTLLGLHLPGWLHDALTPIHLTTTPLASLVLGLSISFSAVRRTWALALLGVGMRMVGGLLLGFAVAYGLDLAGMERAIVILVSAMPSAVTAVIFATDTGLDEDLVTSIVALSICVGVALLPWLPQLIWLLLG from the coding sequence ATGCCCGCCACCCTCCAAGCCTTCATCGCCATCTTCCTGCTCGGTGCGCTGCTCCGGTCATCCGGCCTGCTCGGGAGAATCCATGCGGAACGTCTGGCCTTTGTCGTCTTTTCGATCAGCCTGCCGGCCACGATATTGGTGTCACTGGATCGAGTGGTCTTTGCCCCCACAGCCTGGAAGTTACCGTTGGCCGCCTGCCTGGTGACCCTCTCGATGCTGTTCTGCTCCTGGCCGGTCGCCCGCCTGCTGCATCTACCCCGCGCCACACGAGGGGGATTTCTCCTCGGCACCGGCTGTATCAACTCCGTCTATTTCGCCTATCCCGTCGTCCTCGCAACCCTCGGTGACAAGGGACTGGCGCAGGCGATCCTGTTCGACCTGGGGCAGACGACGCTGACACTCACGGTGATTTATGGGCTGGCGGTCTGGCACGGGGCGAAGGGCACCACCGCCCGATCAGCCATGCGGCGGTTTGTGTCGTCTCCGCCGCTCTGGGCCCTCTGCCTCAGCCTGCTGCTCACCCTGCTTGGACTCCATCTTCCCGGCTGGCTCCACGATGCACTCACCCCCATCCACCTCACCACGACACCCCTGGCGAGTCTGGTGCTGGGCCTGTCGATCAGTTTCTCGGCCGTACGTCGAACCTGGGCCTTGGCATTGCTTGGGGTGGGCATGCGGATGGTCGGCGGATTGCTACTCGGGTTTGCGGTTGCCTATGGGCTCGACCTTGCAGGCATGGAACGGGCGATCGTCATCCTTGTCTCCGCCATGCCGTCCGCCGTGACGGCGGTCATTTTCGCAACCGACACGGGATTGGACGAAGACCTCGTCACCTCGATTGTCGCCCTCTCGATCTGCGTCGGCGTGGCGTTGCTGCCCTGGCTGCCGCAACTCATCTGGCTGCTGTTAGGGTAA
- a CDS encoding TCR/Tet family MFS transporter, whose amino-acid sequence MAHPMTHPESSTQPRQAAVFFILVTVVLDMLSFGIIIPVLPKLVEEFLGGDTAQAAEIYGLMGTSWALMQFVCSPIQGALSDRFGRRPVVLLSNLGLGLDFILMALAPSLAWLFAGRVISGIASSSFSTAGAYIADVTPPDKRAAAFGMMGASFGLGFVLGPAVGGLLGAVDPRWPFWGAAATSLLNACYGFFVLPESLPMEKRAPFRWKRANPAGALMLLRSHHELFGLATANFLMNLAHGVLPSVAVLYLGYRYGWGPSAVGFTLAAVGVCAMVVQGTLVRPITARLGERRTLITGLLCGATGFAIYGLAPTPLIYCLGIPVMAFWGLAGPSAQMFMTRRVSASEQGQLQGAIASLTGIAGLIGPTLFTQTFAAFIGPQADWHLPGAPYLLSTTLLLIGAGIAWRATRAV is encoded by the coding sequence ATGGCCCATCCCATGACGCACCCGGAGAGCTCAACACAACCGCGGCAAGCGGCGGTCTTCTTTATCCTTGTCACGGTCGTGCTCGACATGTTGTCGTTCGGGATCATCATTCCCGTCCTGCCGAAACTGGTCGAAGAGTTTCTCGGCGGCGATACCGCGCAGGCCGCGGAAATCTACGGGCTGATGGGCACGTCCTGGGCCTTGATGCAGTTCGTCTGTTCGCCGATTCAAGGCGCGCTGTCCGATCGCTTCGGGCGGCGTCCGGTCGTGCTTCTCTCCAACCTAGGGCTCGGTCTCGATTTCATTCTCATGGCGCTGGCGCCCAGTCTCGCCTGGCTCTTTGCAGGCCGGGTGATCTCCGGCATCGCCTCATCGAGTTTCAGCACGGCCGGTGCCTACATCGCCGATGTGACGCCGCCGGACAAACGCGCGGCTGCATTCGGCATGATGGGGGCCTCGTTCGGTCTCGGGTTTGTGTTGGGTCCTGCCGTGGGTGGGCTGCTGGGCGCCGTCGATCCCCGCTGGCCCTTTTGGGGCGCGGCGGCGACGAGTCTGCTCAACGCCTGTTACGGGTTCTTTGTGCTCCCGGAATCGCTCCCGATGGAGAAGCGGGCGCCGTTCCGCTGGAAACGGGCCAATCCGGCCGGCGCGTTGATGCTGTTGCGCTCACATCATGAGCTGTTCGGTCTGGCGACGGCGAACTTTCTGATGAACCTGGCCCACGGGGTGTTGCCCAGTGTAGCGGTGCTGTACCTGGGGTATCGGTATGGCTGGGGGCCATCGGCCGTGGGGTTCACGCTCGCAGCGGTCGGGGTCTGCGCCATGGTTGTGCAGGGCACGCTGGTGAGGCCGATCACGGCGCGGCTGGGAGAGCGGCGCACGTTGATCACCGGGCTGCTGTGCGGGGCCACCGGTTTCGCCATCTATGGACTCGCGCCTACACCGCTCATCTATTGCTTAGGCATTCCAGTGATGGCGTTTTGGGGACTCGCCGGTCCGTCCGCGCAAATGTTTATGACGCGCCGCGTGAGTGCGTCCGAGCAGGGACAATTACAAGGCGCCATTGCCAGCTTGACCGGCATCGCCGGCTTGATCGGCCCCACGCTCTTCACGCAGACCTTCGCCGCGTTCATCGGCCCGCAGGCCGACTGGCACCTGCCGGGGGCGCCCTATCTGTTATCCACGACGCTGTTGCTGATCGGGGCAGGTATCGCCTGGCGGGCGACCAGAGCCGTCTGA
- a CDS encoding tetratricopeptide repeat protein gives MHHRSALHHRSKPGLIRHIVISCSLLLLWGLSGQCADQAFSAEPAAPAASPNTLSGHELLRIGTIHDQQEHFPESLTYYNLALSKFREKRQPQGIATTLVKIARIDERQGHLQQAHTSLKEAVALFAKASDRSAHAESLLAIGRVSAQLGLSDESRDALTQAAALFTRVRNARGWNDTMVQLGLLQIAQGENSAGLTTLQQASEEARTRRHVDQQFTATVALGDAHWLLGHTSDAHSAYLDALSLAEAEHHLPFEGMMQLRLARLDGDQASLKDRVAQGKRALQIAQAVHDTAAEAEAWSLLADLYGQLGQATESQDADTHALAIYRNRELSVHGNR, from the coding sequence ATGCATCACCGGTCAGCACTCCATCACCGTTCGAAACCAGGCCTGATTCGCCACATCGTGATCAGCTGCTCGCTTCTCCTGCTCTGGGGCCTGTCCGGCCAATGTGCGGACCAGGCGTTCTCCGCAGAACCGGCCGCACCGGCCGCATCTCCCAATACCCTGTCAGGCCATGAACTGCTTCGCATCGGGACAATCCATGATCAGCAGGAACATTTCCCGGAGTCGCTGACGTATTACAACCTGGCCTTGTCGAAATTCCGGGAGAAGAGACAGCCCCAAGGCATCGCCACCACGCTGGTGAAGATTGCGCGGATCGATGAACGCCAGGGTCACCTGCAGCAGGCCCACACCTCACTCAAGGAAGCGGTGGCGCTGTTCGCCAAGGCGTCGGATCGATCCGCCCATGCCGAGTCGCTGCTCGCAATCGGTCGAGTCTCGGCGCAGTTGGGGCTATCGGACGAATCGCGCGACGCCCTCACCCAGGCCGCCGCCCTCTTCACGCGCGTGAGAAATGCCCGGGGATGGAACGACACGATGGTGCAGTTGGGGTTGCTACAGATCGCACAGGGAGAGAACAGCGCGGGGCTGACCACCTTGCAGCAGGCCTCGGAAGAGGCCCGTACGAGACGGCACGTGGACCAACAGTTCACCGCCACGGTCGCGCTCGGAGATGCCCATTGGCTGCTCGGCCACACCAGTGACGCGCACAGCGCCTATCTCGACGCCCTCAGCCTGGCGGAAGCGGAACATCACCTGCCGTTCGAAGGCATGATGCAACTGCGGCTCGCGCGGCTGGATGGAGACCAGGCCTCCCTGAAGGATCGCGTCGCCCAAGGGAAACGCGCCCTGCAGATTGCGCAAGCGGTCCACGACACCGCCGCCGAGGCGGAAGCCTGGTCGCTCCTGGCCGATCTCTATGGGCAACTGGGGCAAGCCACGGAGTCTCAGGATGCGGACACCCATGCGCTGGCAATCTACCGCAACCGCGAGTTGTCCGTGCACGGGAACCGATAG
- a CDS encoding cyclic nucleotide-binding/CBS domain-containing protein, protein MSTTRATPKRARISLDRSIERLRKQLADLAAYLGRGLPTRSLEEFDQDTENLIAELLGDTSELLEAYEYAEFGEAAGLVNLTDEAPESAGVESQRQRLLQRSRVLESCIAELEARRAAEPKQSQASRQTLIGPQVAEHMSSEIRSLSQDASLKDAGQAMEKWKLGSLLLTDKQAYVGFITDSDLARAVVARGVDPATGVNVYMRRPVVSIAGDRPIIEAVRMMKDQATRHLAVTQDGSIIGVISVSNILRYYSGVV, encoded by the coding sequence ATGTCTACGACACGCGCGACTCCCAAACGAGCCCGGATCTCCCTCGACCGCAGCATCGAGCGTTTACGCAAGCAGTTGGCCGATCTGGCCGCCTATCTTGGCAGGGGCCTTCCCACCCGCAGCCTGGAAGAGTTCGATCAGGACACCGAAAACCTCATTGCCGAATTGCTCGGGGATACCTCCGAGCTGCTTGAGGCGTATGAATATGCCGAGTTCGGCGAAGCGGCCGGCTTGGTGAATCTGACAGATGAAGCACCGGAAAGCGCCGGTGTGGAGAGTCAGCGACAGCGCCTCTTGCAACGCAGTCGGGTGCTGGAAAGTTGCATTGCCGAACTCGAAGCCCGACGCGCTGCCGAACCGAAACAGTCACAAGCCAGCCGGCAGACCCTCATCGGTCCTCAGGTCGCCGAGCATATGTCGTCCGAGATCCGTAGCCTGTCCCAGGATGCCAGCCTCAAGGACGCTGGTCAGGCCATGGAGAAATGGAAACTGGGCTCGCTGTTGCTGACCGACAAGCAGGCCTATGTCGGGTTCATCACCGATTCAGACCTCGCCCGCGCAGTGGTCGCCAGGGGGGTGGATCCTGCGACGGGGGTCAACGTGTATATGCGAAGGCCGGTGGTGTCGATCGCCGGCGACCGTCCGATCATCGAGGCGGTGCGCATGATGAAGGATCAGGCCACGCGGCATCTGGCGGTCACGCAGGATGGCTCGATTATCGGCGTGATTTCTGTGTCCAACATTCTGCGGTACTACTCGGGCGTGGTGTAG
- a CDS encoding ATP-binding protein: protein MAGATVTRPRKKAPQQNKKAPARKPKKARVQEPSGAVIVLSGATPLRRQKAAEVLAEELQLDLASVDLSAVVSKHAGETEKNVNRVFDMANRHGSILFFDEADALFGKRTQVHGAHDRYVNAEVSHLIQCIEDHQGLVILTSNGKSRIEEAFSPEKPVIVLGGASKKKTATKPKPAAKSAPMPKKKVAKKA, encoded by the coding sequence ATGGCAGGTGCAACGGTGACTCGGCCACGCAAGAAGGCTCCGCAGCAGAACAAGAAGGCGCCTGCGAGAAAACCCAAGAAGGCTCGTGTGCAGGAGCCGTCCGGTGCGGTGATCGTGCTGTCCGGAGCCACGCCGCTTCGCCGGCAGAAGGCCGCGGAGGTATTGGCCGAAGAACTGCAATTGGACCTGGCCAGCGTGGATTTGTCGGCGGTGGTGAGCAAACACGCCGGCGAAACTGAAAAAAATGTCAATCGCGTGTTCGACATGGCAAACCGCCATGGGTCGATTCTTTTTTTCGATGAGGCCGACGCGCTCTTTGGCAAGCGCACCCAGGTGCATGGCGCGCACGATCGGTACGTAAATGCCGAGGTATCCCATCTGATTCAGTGCATCGAAGACCACCAGGGCCTTGTCATCCTGACGAGTAACGGAAAGAGCCGCATTGAAGAAGCCTTCTCGCCCGAGAAGCCGGTGATTGTGCTGGGCGGAGCCTCAAAGAAAAAGACCGCAACCAAGCCAAAGCCGGCGGCTAAGTCCGCACCCATGCCCAAGAAGAAGGTGGCAAAGAAGGCGTGA
- a CDS encoding DUF5069 domain-containing protein codes for MVLPLRSPREGLGGYVILPRLIDKVRLHALGALPSDYVRNLLKPGLTLDGRFLKFTGLAADALQGAILSSPTDELVLAWVDQHAANHSDAEKQAWSEKAAAFRPDPRVAKFLMASLPALAASLDITAYTLFDLIDMDEGRLPIPPNPAT; via the coding sequence ATGGTACTCCCATTGCGATCACCGCGTGAGGGGCTTGGGGGTTACGTCATCCTCCCTCGGCTTATCGATAAGGTGCGGCTCCATGCGTTGGGCGCGTTGCCATCGGACTATGTGCGGAATTTATTGAAGCCAGGGCTTACCCTTGATGGCAGGTTCCTGAAATTCACCGGACTCGCTGCCGACGCGCTGCAAGGCGCAATATTGTCATCGCCAACAGACGAACTCGTCTTGGCGTGGGTCGATCAACATGCGGCAAACCATTCAGATGCCGAGAAACAGGCATGGTCAGAGAAGGCGGCTGCTTTTCGTCCGGATCCTCGCGTGGCTAAATTTTTGATGGCGAGCCTCCCTGCTCTCGCAGCCAGCTTGGATATCACTGCTTATACCCTCTTTGATTTGATTGATATGGACGAAGGGCGCCTACCGATTCCGCCGAATCCGGCGACCTGA
- a CDS encoding GIY-YIG nuclease family protein: MSQPGEGPSLGTETPASHHMIWIVYILECIDGSLYTGITNDLERRMKAHATGKGAKYTKRRGPFTVRYIESLDSKGAALQREAAIKSLDRATKMALIASLP, from the coding sequence ATGAGCCAGCCAGGCGAAGGACCTTCCCTGGGCACGGAGACCCCGGCGTCACACCACATGATCTGGATTGTCTACATCCTGGAGTGTATCGACGGCAGTCTCTACACCGGGATCACGAATGATTTGGAACGGCGCATGAAGGCGCATGCGACCGGGAAGGGGGCAAAATACACGAAACGCCGCGGACCGTTCACGGTCCGGTATATCGAATCACTCGACAGCAAGGGAGCCGCCTTACAACGCGAAGCCGCCATCAAGTCACTGGATCGGGCCACGAAAATGGCCCTCATTGCATCCCTACCGTGA
- a CDS encoding gluconokinase, giving the protein MVILVMGVSGAGKTTIGRRLADELGWQFSDGDDFHPAANLEKMRNGHALTDVDRQPWLERMHAAIVDRISRNQPAVLACSVLKASYRAIVEEGCRAHLRLVYLKGSFDLFHQRLIHRRDHFMPRELLASQFAVLEEPADALVIDAALPPNEIIRQIRLGIPVDAAKH; this is encoded by the coding sequence GTGGTCATTCTGGTCATGGGCGTATCGGGAGCGGGGAAGACGACGATCGGCCGTCGCTTGGCGGACGAATTGGGCTGGCAGTTTTCCGACGGCGATGACTTCCATCCGGCAGCGAATCTCGAGAAGATGCGGAATGGCCATGCGCTGACGGATGTTGATCGTCAGCCCTGGCTGGAGCGGATGCATGCTGCGATCGTCGATCGGATCAGTCGGAACCAGCCGGCGGTGCTTGCCTGTTCCGTCTTGAAGGCGAGTTACCGCGCGATCGTGGAGGAGGGCTGTCGCGCACATTTGCGACTGGTCTACCTGAAAGGTAGCTTCGATTTATTCCATCAACGCCTGATCCACCGCCGGGATCATTTCATGCCCCGGGAATTGTTGGCCAGTCAGTTTGCCGTCCTTGAAGAGCCGGCCGATGCCCTGGTGATCGACGCGGCTCTCCCGCCGAACGAGATCATCCGGCAGATCCGTCTCGGTATTCCGGTTGACGCGGCGAAACACTGA
- a CDS encoding nuclear transport factor 2 family protein: protein MNEQQATRLAQAWIDAWNRHDPDAILRHYAPDVEFTSPFVSALSGEASGTICGREALSAYFRKGLQAYPDLHFELIRTLIGVDSLLLYYRSVTGLLAAEMMIINGEGQIHTVRVHYVKE from the coding sequence ATGAACGAACAGCAGGCCACCCGCCTGGCCCAGGCCTGGATCGACGCCTGGAACCGGCACGATCCGGACGCCATCCTGAGACACTATGCGCCGGATGTGGAGTTTACCAGTCCGTTTGTATCCGCGCTATCCGGGGAAGCGTCCGGCACCATCTGCGGCCGAGAAGCATTGAGCGCCTATTTTCGGAAGGGGCTCCAAGCCTACCCGGACCTGCACTTCGAGCTGATCCGCACCCTGATCGGCGTTGACAGTCTGTTACTGTATTATCGGAGCGTCACGGGATTGCTGGCTGCGGAGATGATGATCATCAATGGAGAGGGTCAGATTCACACGGTGCGCGTCCACTACGTCAAGGAATAA
- a CDS encoding DUF2127 domain-containing protein: MMPFMTPPSPRGGLALIAVFKLLKGVVLLLVGAALLRLVDPEIATFLAPAMDLLHLHGHSRLVHSLLLTVSALSSHSVFLMAYASLLYSVFLLIEGCGLWLEASWAGYMAVISTSVFLPVEFYDVLRQISVVHVTMLLFNVAIVGYLVAQLERRSLR, translated from the coding sequence ATGATGCCATTCATGACGCCGCCCTCGCCCCGAGGCGGCTTGGCGTTGATCGCAGTATTCAAACTGCTCAAGGGCGTGGTGCTGTTGCTGGTCGGCGCCGCTCTGCTCCGATTGGTAGATCCTGAGATCGCCACGTTCCTGGCTCCGGCTATGGATCTCTTGCATCTCCACGGCCATTCCCGCCTGGTCCACTCCCTTCTGCTCACGGTCTCCGCCTTGTCATCCCACAGCGTCTTTTTGATGGCCTATGCCAGCCTGCTCTACTCCGTCTTTTTGCTCATCGAAGGCTGCGGCCTGTGGCTCGAAGCGTCGTGGGCCGGATACATGGCCGTCATCTCCACCAGTGTATTTCTGCCCGTCGAATTCTACGACGTGCTGAGGCAGATCTCGGTCGTGCATGTGACCATGCTCCTTTTCAATGTCGCCATCGTGGGGTATCTGGTCGCGCAACTGGAGCGACGGTCGTTGCGGTAA
- a CDS encoding cytochrome c, whose translation MPTSSHQRPTRRGRPGIALIGIVCLATSLIAASLLWAGSPSQTKPGNGPADAEQGRAIFNGKGLCSTCHGIDGYRDRLPPQLSKNIRDNVEHLSPAPPDLRQAATLTLTTDKQRFEVIRHGHLRTAMYPLSKEALSDEEILALLPYLASIRGTVPPPAGLPEPDTSLRGDAKSGRQLYHELGGCAICHGIEGHLNRRPPMSADLIKRLDALPAPPANLRDSATLKSQNDEDRYRSIKRGHPGTAMYPKTLLRDEDIRDLVAYLATLRETGR comes from the coding sequence ATGCCGACATCCTCCCATCAGCGCCCGACTCGAAGGGGCCGCCCCGGAATTGCCCTCATCGGGATCGTCTGCCTCGCGACCTCATTGATTGCCGCTTCACTTCTCTGGGCAGGATCGCCGTCACAGACCAAGCCGGGCAACGGACCGGCGGATGCTGAGCAAGGCCGGGCCATCTTCAACGGCAAAGGCCTCTGCTCCACCTGCCATGGCATCGACGGCTACAGAGACCGGTTGCCCCCGCAACTGAGCAAGAACATCCGCGACAATGTCGAACATCTCTCGCCTGCGCCACCCGACCTGCGACAGGCGGCCACGCTCACCCTCACCACCGACAAACAACGGTTCGAGGTCATCCGGCACGGGCATCTCCGCACCGCCATGTACCCGCTCTCGAAGGAAGCCCTCTCCGACGAAGAGATTCTTGCGCTGCTCCCCTACCTGGCCTCAATTCGCGGCACGGTGCCGCCACCCGCCGGCCTACCCGAACCCGATACCTCGCTGCGGGGTGATGCCAAAAGCGGACGGCAGCTCTATCATGAACTCGGTGGATGCGCGATCTGCCATGGAATCGAAGGACATTTGAATCGAAGACCGCCGATGTCTGCCGACCTGATCAAACGGCTTGACGCGCTTCCGGCGCCGCCCGCGAACCTCCGGGATTCCGCCACGCTGAAATCGCAGAACGACGAGGACCGCTACCGCTCAATCAAGCGCGGCCACCCTGGCACAGCCATGTATCCAAAGACACTCCTCCGGGACGAAGATATCCGCGACCTCGTCGCGTACCTCGCCACCCTTCGTGAAACAGGCCGGTAG
- a CDS encoding Crp/Fnr family transcriptional regulator, translating to MMYTAMNMTDHRQCVALSGCFRGKLCDQLMHRPGRSVGKGELVYGLGDSAQSVFFLRRGFVKLTSLTEDGRELILRLHQAGEVFGELCHCTGERREQAVAMEDSEIVELNFDEFVAHLQNNRPAFLLFLSNVAQQLSAAYDQIQTLSFSSTMERLVRTLGRLADEFGEPDGEWVRLTHYFRQDDLAQMIGARREVVSTLLNQLRDRGLINYARKDGLLLHRAGLEGFLGTAEKSPANLSDSGF from the coding sequence ATGATGTACACGGCGATGAATATGACAGACCACCGTCAATGCGTAGCCCTGTCTGGCTGTTTTCGCGGCAAGCTGTGCGACCAGCTCATGCACAGACCCGGCCGTTCTGTGGGCAAGGGGGAACTCGTCTACGGCCTCGGCGATTCCGCGCAGAGCGTCTTCTTTCTTCGGCGGGGATTCGTCAAGTTGACCTCTCTGACCGAGGATGGCCGTGAATTAATTTTGCGCCTGCATCAAGCCGGGGAAGTGTTCGGCGAGCTCTGCCATTGTACCGGGGAACGCCGCGAACAGGCCGTGGCGATGGAAGACAGCGAGATCGTCGAACTGAACTTCGATGAATTTGTGGCTCATCTGCAGAACAATCGTCCAGCCTTCCTGCTGTTTCTCTCCAACGTCGCGCAGCAGCTGTCGGCGGCCTACGATCAGATTCAGACCCTCTCGTTCAGCAGCACCATGGAGCGCCTGGTGCGGACGCTGGGCCGGTTGGCCGATGAATTCGGCGAGCCGGACGGCGAATGGGTGCGGCTCACGCATTATTTCCGGCAGGACGATCTGGCGCAGATGATCGGCGCGCGCCGGGAAGTGGTCTCGACCCTCTTGAACCAGTTGCGCGACCGGGGCCTGATCAATTACGCGCGGAAAGACGGGCTGCTGCTGCATCGTGCCGGGCTCGAGGGATTTCTGGGTACCGCCGAAAAGTCTCCTGCCAATCTCAGCGATTCCGGCTTCTAA
- a CDS encoding outer membrane beta-barrel protein, with protein MRRNREQYVFGGAMVLALVISLAPAFSQAAEWVHEGMAEEGKFTAGFRVGPSFTTQSAGVSTAGPALNFQGMYGLNKWFRLGMMLEWESHGIDGPRSGSVDTITLLPVNLEYRPGHFGNFIPYFTTGLGVNINTKDVKDTFAWRIGGGIDYALTNLVQGAPKGLMLNMEAAWKRNHPDSDGSTMGLLFGVRHTF; from the coding sequence ATGCGCAGGAATCGTGAGCAGTATGTGTTCGGTGGGGCCATGGTGCTGGCCCTGGTGATCAGTCTTGCCCCTGCTTTCTCTCAGGCTGCCGAGTGGGTGCACGAGGGGATGGCCGAAGAAGGGAAGTTCACGGCAGGTTTTCGTGTAGGGCCGAGCTTCACCACGCAAAGTGCCGGTGTGTCGACGGCCGGTCCGGCGCTGAACTTTCAAGGCATGTACGGACTGAACAAATGGTTCCGTCTCGGGATGATGCTGGAGTGGGAAAGTCACGGGATCGATGGGCCTCGAAGCGGCTCCGTCGATACCATTACGCTGCTTCCGGTGAACCTGGAGTATCGCCCGGGGCATTTCGGTAATTTCATCCCGTACTTCACCACCGGTCTGGGGGTGAACATCAATACGAAGGATGTGAAAGATACGTTCGCCTGGCGGATCGGCGGCGGTATCGACTATGCCTTGACCAATCTGGTTCAGGGCGCGCCGAAGGGCCTGATGTTGAATATGGAAGCGGCCTGGAAGCGTAACCATCCCGACAGTGACGGGTCCACCATGGGCCTGCTCTTCGGTGTACGCCATACCTTCTAA
- a CDS encoding CBS domain-containing protein encodes MSTRAVTVTMDDSLARARELFNEHHFHHLLVVQGPTLLGIISDRDLLKAVSPHIGTLSETDRDRATLNKRAHQIMSRKLITVAADTTVEAAAQLLLEHRVSCLPVVTTAGLLEGIITWRDLLHEYLRHTPAGG; translated from the coding sequence ATGTCGACACGAGCCGTCACCGTCACCATGGACGATTCCCTCGCTCGAGCGCGAGAGCTCTTCAATGAACATCATTTTCACCACCTGCTGGTCGTCCAGGGCCCTACGCTACTCGGCATCATTTCAGATCGCGACCTGCTAAAGGCTGTGAGTCCACACATCGGGACACTGTCCGAAACCGATCGCGACCGGGCGACGCTCAACAAACGCGCCCATCAAATCATGAGCCGGAAGCTGATCACGGTCGCAGCCGACACGACCGTGGAGGCAGCGGCACAACTGCTGCTTGAGCATCGCGTGTCCTGCCTCCCCGTTGTCACAACGGCGGGACTTCTCGAAGGCATCATCACCTGGCGGGATCTCCTCCACGAATATCTTCGGCATACGCCCGCCGGCGGCTGA